A section of the Candidatus Thioglobus autotrophicus genome encodes:
- the lptG gene encoding LPS export ABC transporter permease LptG, whose translation MKILDRYIIKTMAFYTLAVMLIWLGVYSFFGFLNEVNEIGQANYSSTEAMIYIFLKLPEVISGHSSVVILLGSLLALGHLAATSQLIIVRGSGVSIMNITKVVLKTALVFVVIAILVGELIAPIASQTAKNSRAQALGHNIQAKNQQGFWVKDKNSIIHVGKNFDGRSFADVMLVNLENNKTLASVGQADNALFDGQNLTLDSVNFYKIHRKNKNQFYQFEAEKLSQYKLPVAFDQEFVGSLRKEPRDLSSWNLVNQISFLAKNGLAVDAFEVELYQRLVKPFTLMAMIVFSMLFIFGSLRDASLGKKIFLGLMLSLFFELFSRIGGVLSLRFDYNHFLVASIPTLIVLVFAFILLKRKSAQ comes from the coding sequence ATGAAAATTTTAGACCGCTACATTATTAAAACCATGGCTTTTTACACGCTGGCAGTTATGCTGATTTGGCTAGGTGTTTACTCATTCTTTGGTTTTTTAAACGAGGTCAATGAGATTGGCCAAGCAAACTACAGCTCTACTGAGGCGATGATCTATATTTTTTTGAAATTGCCAGAGGTTATTTCTGGACATTCTTCTGTGGTTATTTTATTGGGATCGCTATTGGCATTGGGCCATTTAGCGGCAACGTCACAACTGATTATTGTCAGAGGTTCGGGTGTTTCAATTATGAATATCACTAAAGTTGTCCTTAAAACAGCGCTCGTGTTTGTGGTGATAGCAATACTGGTGGGCGAGTTAATTGCGCCGATCGCCAGTCAAACTGCAAAAAACTCTCGAGCGCAAGCCTTGGGACATAATATTCAAGCTAAAAATCAACAAGGATTTTGGGTGAAAGATAAAAACTCAATTATTCATGTTGGTAAAAACTTTGATGGGCGATCATTTGCTGATGTTATGCTGGTTAATCTTGAAAATAATAAAACATTGGCCTCAGTTGGCCAAGCTGATAATGCACTATTTGATGGCCAGAACTTAACACTAGATAGTGTTAATTTTTATAAAATTCATCGTAAAAATAAAAATCAGTTTTATCAATTTGAAGCTGAGAAGCTCAGTCAATACAAGCTTCCTGTTGCATTTGATCAGGAGTTTGTTGGCAGTTTGCGTAAAGAGCCTCGTGATTTATCCAGCTGGAACTTGGTTAACCAAATTAGTTTTTTAGCGAAAAACGGCCTAGCGGTAGACGCATTTGAAGTTGAGCTGTATCAACGTTTGGTTAAGCCCTTTACTTTGATGGCGATGATTGTGTTTTCAATGTTGTTTATTTTTGGCTCATTGCGTGACGCTTCACTTGGTAAGAAGATTTTTCTGGGATTAATGCTGAGTTTATTTTTTGAATTATTCTCAAGAATTGGCGGGGTATTATCGCTTCGATTTGATTACAATCATTTCTTGGTTGCATCGATACCAACGCTCATTGTTTTGGTCTTTGCCTTTATCTTGCTTAAAAGAAAATCAGCTCAATAA
- the guaA gene encoding glutamine-hydrolyzing GMP synthase has translation MTNIHSDRILILDFGSQYTQLIARRVREIGVYCELFPYDVDVAFIKDFNPKGIILSGGPDTVTTDDSARAPQIVFDLDVPILGICYGMQTMAMQLGGQATSANKHEYGFAQIRARNHSPLLSDITDDVNDQGHSLLDVWMSHGIEVTKLPEGFERIANTDNCAIAGFANTSKNYYGLQFHPEVTHTKQGKRILERFVADICQCEKQWTTENIITDLVQSLKDQIGNGNVLLGLSGGVDSSVVAALLHQAIGDQLTCVFVDNGLLRLNEGDEVMKTFADNMGVKVIRANAQKKFYDGLANEADPEKKRKIIGHAFIEVFEDEANHLDDIKFLAQGTIYPDVIESAGAKSGKAKVIKSHHNVGGLPEDLKFELVEPLKELFKDEVRTIGVKLGIPAHMLYRHPFPGPGLGVRILGQVKEEYAEILREADAIFMDELYKNDLYDKVNQAFAVFLPIKSVGVTGDERRYDYVIALRAVETIDFMTARWARLPYDFLDVVSNRIMNEISRVSRVVYDISGKPPATIEWE, from the coding sequence ATGACAAATATTCACAGCGATAGAATCCTTATTCTTGATTTTGGTTCTCAATATACGCAACTCATTGCCCGTCGCGTACGAGAAATTGGCGTGTATTGTGAATTATTCCCCTACGATGTAGATGTGGCTTTTATCAAGGATTTCAATCCTAAGGGTATTATTTTATCCGGCGGTCCTGATACAGTAACCACCGACGACTCTGCTAGAGCACCACAAATCGTATTTGATTTAGATGTGCCTATACTGGGTATTTGCTACGGTATGCAAACTATGGCCATGCAGCTCGGTGGTCAAGCTACATCAGCTAATAAACACGAATACGGTTTTGCCCAAATTCGTGCACGCAACCATTCTCCACTATTAAGTGATATCACCGATGATGTGAATGACCAAGGCCACAGCTTACTTGACGTGTGGATGAGTCATGGTATCGAAGTAACAAAATTGCCAGAGGGCTTCGAGCGCATTGCTAATACCGATAATTGCGCCATTGCTGGCTTTGCCAATACGAGTAAAAATTATTACGGATTACAATTCCACCCAGAAGTGACTCATACCAAGCAAGGGAAGCGTATTTTAGAGCGCTTTGTGGCTGACATTTGCCAATGCGAAAAACAGTGGACCACTGAAAATATCATCACCGATCTTGTTCAAAGTCTTAAAGATCAAATTGGCAATGGCAACGTCTTGCTAGGCTTGTCAGGCGGTGTTGATTCATCCGTTGTGGCTGCATTGCTACATCAAGCCATTGGCGACCAACTCACCTGTGTTTTCGTGGATAACGGCCTCTTGCGCCTTAACGAAGGCGATGAAGTGATGAAAACCTTTGCGGATAACATGGGTGTTAAAGTGATTCGTGCTAATGCACAAAAGAAATTTTATGATGGTCTTGCCAATGAAGCAGACCCTGAGAAAAAACGCAAAATTATTGGTCATGCTTTTATTGAAGTCTTTGAAGATGAAGCTAATCACCTTGACGATATTAAATTTTTAGCGCAAGGCACTATCTATCCAGATGTGATTGAATCAGCTGGCGCTAAATCTGGCAAGGCCAAAGTTATTAAATCACACCATAATGTTGGCGGTCTACCAGAAGATCTAAAGTTTGAATTAGTCGAGCCTTTAAAAGAATTATTTAAAGATGAAGTACGCACTATTGGCGTTAAGCTGGGTATTCCGGCGCACATGCTTTACCGTCACCCTTTCCCCGGTCCTGGCTTAGGTGTAAGAATCTTAGGTCAAGTTAAAGAGGAATACGCTGAAATTTTGCGCGAAGCAGATGCAATTTTCATGGACGAATTATATAAAAATGACTTGTACGATAAAGTCAATCAAGCTTTTGCGGTTTTCTTACCGATTAAATCAGTCGGAGTCACGGGTGATGAACGTCGTTATGATTATGTTATCGCTCTGCGTGCCGTTGAAACTATTGATTTTATGACCGCTCGTTGGGCGCGCCTACCGTATGATTTCTTAGATGTTGTCTCTAATAGAATCATGAATGAAATTTCTCGTGTTTCTCGCGTGGTGTACGACATATCAGGGAAGCCACCGGCCACTATCGAGTGGGAATAG